In the genome of Ananas comosus cultivar F153 linkage group 11, ASM154086v1, whole genome shotgun sequence, one region contains:
- the LOC109716920 gene encoding protein CHUP1, chloroplastic, which yields MVAGRVKAAIGFQRSPATPKGGAGSGAAALARSFGVYFPRSSAQVQPRPPDVAELLRVVEELRERESRLRTQLLEQKLLKETVAIVPFLEREIAAKSAEIERSRERAGRLEAENAELRAEVEALRSGLRAEEEMRREEKLREMEAEVGELRGAVSERSAGDSRRFSSGAREATDECSSSSSQMLFQGLIDASSSSNLFLNMRNRPKSTDISHNAETPKLPGTGRREEIGENEATQHPRCSSEDVSKSRAPHIPKPPPLPSSSSSSSSSTPSTSSSSSSSSSSSSSSSSLSSSSSETTSASRSRVPKLTSLPPIPPPPPPPPPPPPPPRETSSGKGPGRAPPPPPPPPPPPRGSRSSAAAGPCVRRVPEVVEFYHSLMRRDSRRENGAGAASDAASSSATSARDMIGEIENRSAHLLAIKTEVETQGDFVNFLIKEVEGAAFTNIEDVVAFVKWLDDELSCLVDERAVLKHFEWPEQKADALREAAFGYCDLKKLEAQAAVFRDEPRQPRSSALKKMQALLEKLEHGVYNLARVREGATNRYKGFQIPWEWMLDSGIISQIKLASVKLAMKYMKRVSSELKALVGGPEEEELMLQGVRFAFRVHQFAGGFDVETMRAFQELKDKASSFHTQSQSQHQQQKLICRAS from the exons GAGCTCCTCCGCGTCGTCGAGGAGCTCCGGGAGCGGGAGTCGCGCCTCCGCACCCAGCTCCTCGAGCAGAAGCTGCTCAAGGAGACCGTCGCCATCGTCCCCTTCCTCGAGCGCGAGATCGCCGCGAAGAGCGCCGAGATCGAGCGCTCCAGGGAGCGCGCCGGGCGCCTCGAGGCGGAGAACGCCGAGCTCCGCGCCGAGGTCGAGGCCCTCCGGTCGGGGCTCCGCGCGGAGGAGGAGATGCGGAGGGAGGAGAAGCTTCGGGAGATGGAGGCGGAGGTCGGGGAGCTGCGGGGGGCCGTTTCGGAGCGGAGCGCGGGCGATTCGAGAAGGTTCTCGAGCGGAGCTCGGGAGGCTACGGACGAGtgctcctcttcttcctctcagaTGTTGTTCCAGGGCCTAATCGACGCCTCCTCGAGCTCGAATCTCTTCCTAAACATGAGGAATCGCCCCAAATCCACCGACATTTCCCACAATGCGGAGACTCCGAAGCTTCCTGGCACCGGTCGGAGGGAGGAGATTGGAGAAAACGAAGCGACGCAGCATCCTCGCTGCAGCAGCGAAGACGTTTCGAAATCTAGGGCTCCTCACATACCGAAACCTCCTCCATTACCCTCCTCTTCGTCGTCTTCCTCCTCATCCACACCTtctacctcttcttcttcttcttcttcgtcgtcgtcgtcgtcgtcgtcgtcatcattgtcgtcttcttcctcggAGACCACCTCCGCCTCGCGGAGCCGAGTTCCGAAGCTGACCTCGTTGCCGCCGatacctccacctcctcctcctcctccgccgccgccgccgcccccgagAGAAACGAGCTCGGGAAAAGGGCCGGGGCGAGCTccgcctcccccgccgccgcctccgccgccgccgaggggATCGaggtcgtcggcggcggcggggccgtGCGTGCGCCGCGTGCCCGAGGTGGTGGAGTTCTACCACTCGCTCATGCGGAGGGACTCGCGGCGCGAAAACGGTGCCGGCGCCGCCTCCGACGCGGCCTCCTCCTCGGCCACCTCCGCGCGCGACATGATCGGCGAGATCGAGAACCGCTCCGCTCACCTCCTCGCG ATAAAGACAGAGGTGGAGACGCAGGGGGATTTCGTAAACTTTCTGATAAAGGAAGTTGAGGGGGCCGCCTTCACCAACATTGAGGACGTGGTCGCTTTCGTCAAATGGCTCGACGACGAGCTCTCGTGCCTG GTGGACGAGAGGGCTGTGCTGAAGCACTTTGAGTGGCCGGAGCAGAAGGCGGACGCGCTGCGAGAGGCGGCGTTCGGGTACTGCGATCTGAAGAAGCTCGAGGCCCAGGCGGCAGTGTTCCGCGACGAGCCGCGGCAGCCCCGCTCTTCCGCCCTCAAGAAGATGCAAGCTTTGCTCGAGAA GTTGGAACATGGGGTGTACAACCTCGCAAGGGTGAGGGAGGGCGCCACGAACCGATACAAAGGGTTTCAGATCCCCTGGGAATGGATGTTGGATAGCGGAATTATCAGTCAG ATCAAACTAGCATCAGTGAAACTCGCTATGAAATACATGAAAAGAGTGTCCTCCGAGCTCAAGGCCTTAGTAGGTGGCCCTGAAGAAGAGGAATTGATGCTTCAGGGTGTTAGGTTTGCCTTTAGAGTGCACCAG TTTGCCGGTGGCTTTGATGTAGAGACGATGCGAGCGTTTCAAGAGCTGAAAGATAAAGCATCTTCGTTTCATACGCAAAGCCAAAGCCAACATCAACAGCAGAAGCTTATCTGCAGGGCTTCTTAG